A window of Corallococcus macrosporus DSM 14697 contains these coding sequences:
- a CDS encoding ABC transporter ATP-binding protein: MAPRPSSHVYRRLLGYLRPYRLLLAAGMSASVAAAIATSAYAWVVGPLLRAVLTDAPVTVAGVSLPGDALLKRLPLLVVAVAVVKATAQFLQGGLMQRLGQRVMADLRGFLYGRLLGQPPAFFERRHSGELLSHFTADVPLVEFSVTQALTSYVKDGLQIIALLVTCFLIDETLFLFTFVVVPVTVLPINRFARSLKKVAARSQERLGTLTALTAEQLQNLPVVQAFRGQPRALEAFEVEADKYLGEMRRSLFLRGAVSPTVELLGIAGVALAVAWGARAVAADPALAGRLLSFMAAALLLYQPVKSLSGTLSQVLTGLAAAERLFAMADEPSPPDVGDAAGPLSRELRLEGVRATYADGREALRGVDLVVPAGARVALVGPSGAGKTTLFSVLLGFLPTSGGQVLWDGAPMTGLKPSSLRGQVAWVPQEPVLFSGTVRHNLRLGRPEATDDALWEALRLAHADDFVRSLPGGLDEPVGERGGRLSGGQRQRLVLARAFLCRPSVLLLDEPTSALDAASEAAVGEGLVALMKGRTVLVIAHRLSTVRDADLIAVVEGGRVVEAGTHAQLLALRGRYTQLLGEGAVAA, from the coding sequence GTGGCTCCCCGTCCTTCTTCACACGTCTATCGCCGGCTCCTCGGCTACCTCCGCCCGTACCGGTTGCTGCTCGCCGCGGGCATGAGCGCGTCGGTGGCGGCGGCCATCGCCACGTCCGCCTATGCCTGGGTGGTGGGCCCCCTGCTGCGCGCGGTGCTCACCGACGCGCCCGTCACCGTCGCCGGGGTGTCCCTGCCAGGGGATGCCCTGCTCAAGCGCCTGCCCCTGCTCGTCGTCGCCGTGGCGGTGGTGAAGGCCACCGCGCAGTTTCTCCAGGGCGGGCTGATGCAGCGGCTGGGGCAGCGGGTGATGGCGGACCTGCGCGGCTTCCTCTACGGACGGCTGCTCGGCCAACCTCCCGCGTTCTTCGAGCGGCGGCACTCCGGCGAGCTCCTGTCGCACTTCACCGCGGACGTGCCCCTGGTCGAGTTCTCCGTGACGCAGGCGCTCACGTCCTACGTGAAGGACGGGCTGCAAATCATCGCGCTGCTCGTCACCTGCTTCCTCATCGACGAGACGCTGTTCCTCTTCACCTTCGTCGTGGTGCCGGTGACGGTGCTGCCCATCAACCGCTTCGCGCGCTCGCTGAAGAAGGTGGCCGCGCGCTCGCAGGAGCGGCTGGGCACGTTGACGGCGCTCACCGCCGAGCAGCTCCAGAACCTGCCCGTGGTGCAGGCCTTCCGCGGGCAGCCGCGGGCGCTGGAGGCCTTCGAGGTGGAGGCGGACAAGTACCTGGGGGAGATGCGCCGCTCGCTCTTCCTGCGCGGCGCGGTGAGCCCCACGGTGGAGCTGCTGGGCATCGCCGGCGTGGCGCTGGCGGTGGCCTGGGGCGCGCGCGCGGTGGCGGCGGACCCCGCGCTGGCCGGACGGCTGCTGTCCTTCATGGCCGCCGCGCTGCTCCTGTACCAACCCGTGAAGTCGCTCAGCGGCACGCTGTCGCAGGTGCTGACGGGCCTGGCCGCCGCGGAGCGCCTCTTCGCCATGGCGGACGAGCCGTCCCCGCCGGACGTGGGCGACGCCGCGGGGCCCCTGTCACGCGAGCTGCGGCTGGAGGGCGTGCGGGCCACGTACGCGGACGGGCGCGAGGCGCTGCGCGGGGTGGACCTGGTGGTGCCCGCCGGCGCGCGCGTGGCGCTGGTGGGCCCCTCCGGCGCGGGCAAGACGACGCTGTTCTCCGTGCTGCTGGGCTTCCTGCCCACGTCGGGCGGGCAGGTGCTGTGGGACGGCGCGCCCATGACGGGGCTGAAGCCGTCCAGCCTGCGCGGCCAGGTGGCGTGGGTGCCCCAGGAGCCGGTGCTCTTCTCCGGCACCGTGCGGCACAACCTGCGGCTGGGCCGCCCCGAGGCCACGGACGACGCGCTGTGGGAGGCGCTGCGGCTGGCGCACGCGGACGACTTCGTCCGCTCGCTGCCCGGGGGCCTGGATGAACCCGTGGGCGAGCGCGGCGGCAGGCTGTCCGGCGGACAACGGCAGCGGCTGGTGCTGGCGCGCGCCTTCCTGTGCCGGCCGTCGGTGCTGCTGCTGGACGAGCCCACCAGCGCGCTCGACGCGGCGAGCGAGGCGGCCGTGGGTGAAGGGCTCGTGGCCTTGATGAAGGGGCGCACGGTGCTGGTCATCGCGCACCGGCTGTCCACGGTGCGCGACGCGGACCTGATTGCCGTGGTGGAGGGCGGCCGCGTGGTGGAGGCCGGCACCCACGCGCAGTTGTTGGCCCTGCGGGGTCGCTACACCCAGCTCCTGGGCGAGGGCGCCGTCGCGGCCTGA
- a CDS encoding helicase-related protein yields MSLVEGSKVRYLPQPEWGVGHLLSLHEEGAKALVVFPAREDAPVLVSTKGGALVQYPLPPGEPVITYKGRLALVVREEPGARGLRRYVLRYAENDEEDELPESSLRALPPRSDLLSTLREGRVGDARAFALRKQALMLDDERRCDALGALLASRIMVKPHQVGVVQRVLSASRPRFVLADEVGLGKTIEAGMVFSALRLSGLARRCLVVAPSHLTVQWLVELFHKFNQLFTLMDSDRYAQSLKEAPEVSPWARFPLVVTSLEMLQRGEEHRRALAGEDAFWDLVIIDEAHHLKGERAFEAAQVLAKNTWGLLLLTATPMQLDPAEYHGLLTLIDAATAPTVAGFEERLKRQEELSAAVRALMEGGKPSAAVQALARRFPEDAKLSSLKDRDALLQHLAETYSLSDRLVRNRRAVVGGFSTRRLHRHPVTLPAEELRVRDAALAVLAGASLRGAALGNVLRRLESSPAAFAGAVRANPVFKGHADALRLPARDAKFSAFLGVLRGVWKAEPGAKVLVFTESRDTLDTLQSELGREGVEALGYHGDLPLVERDRQVARFRDPEGPRVLLCTEVGGEGRNFQFAHHLVHYDLPWSPATVEQRIGRLDRIGQTHPVEIHVFDPAGTLASDVLMLLADAVGVFGETVGGLDAVLEEVEPRLAELALLPREARMAYAQELKARVEAARAQVKRAYDPLLDVRSFDQPAVERLVKRAQERMGIEADEDDEAEASSVEDGLWGIARDLDERLEETVTELARRVGIGVDTDEQVEAFQVAFQFGHALKVDGLPGIDVMEDRTQLGTFWRDTAVEAEELEYFATGHPLVEALFGFLRDGPHGRSAFRFIERRGPLKGRGVELLFHVQLPEPEDTSPGARVPSRQLARFLTRTLVHVAVADAGGKPKAEPALLPALEKEGKSLKGDEVSLAFPGFADFVDAAVPVGQKAAEAELAKLAAQARKAIEAERDAAVARQRLSLGHQGLSAEAVEAQLDAERAHYTRLLEALAGAKVVLDSACGFVLNR; encoded by the coding sequence ATGTCTCTCGTCGAAGGTTCGAAGGTCCGCTACCTCCCGCAGCCCGAATGGGGTGTGGGGCATCTGCTGTCGCTGCACGAGGAGGGCGCCAAGGCGCTCGTCGTCTTCCCCGCCCGGGAGGACGCCCCGGTGCTGGTGTCCACCAAGGGCGGCGCCCTGGTGCAGTACCCGCTGCCTCCGGGCGAGCCGGTCATCACCTACAAGGGCCGCCTGGCGCTGGTGGTGCGCGAGGAGCCGGGCGCGCGCGGCCTGCGCCGCTACGTGCTGCGCTACGCGGAGAACGACGAGGAGGACGAGCTGCCGGAGTCCTCGCTGCGCGCGCTGCCGCCCCGCTCGGATTTGCTGTCCACCCTGCGCGAGGGCCGCGTGGGCGACGCCAGGGCCTTCGCGCTGCGCAAGCAGGCCCTGATGCTGGACGACGAGCGCCGCTGTGACGCCCTGGGCGCGCTGCTGGCCAGCCGCATCATGGTGAAGCCCCACCAGGTGGGCGTGGTGCAGCGGGTGCTGTCCGCCAGCCGTCCGCGCTTCGTGCTGGCGGACGAGGTGGGCCTGGGGAAGACGATTGAGGCGGGCATGGTGTTCAGCGCGCTGCGCCTGTCCGGGCTGGCGCGCCGCTGCCTGGTGGTGGCGCCCAGCCACCTCACCGTGCAGTGGCTGGTGGAGCTGTTCCACAAGTTCAACCAGCTCTTCACGCTGATGGACTCGGACCGCTACGCGCAGTCCCTCAAGGAGGCGCCGGAGGTGTCGCCCTGGGCGCGCTTCCCGCTGGTGGTGACGAGCCTGGAGATGCTCCAGCGCGGCGAGGAGCACCGCCGCGCGCTGGCCGGCGAGGACGCCTTCTGGGACCTGGTCATCATCGACGAGGCGCACCACCTCAAGGGCGAGCGCGCCTTCGAGGCCGCGCAGGTGCTGGCGAAGAACACCTGGGGCCTGCTGCTGCTCACCGCCACGCCCATGCAGTTGGACCCGGCGGAGTACCACGGGCTGCTCACGCTCATCGACGCGGCCACGGCGCCCACCGTGGCGGGCTTCGAGGAGCGGCTCAAGCGCCAGGAGGAGCTGTCCGCCGCGGTGCGCGCGCTGATGGAGGGCGGCAAGCCGTCCGCCGCGGTGCAGGCGCTGGCCAGGCGCTTCCCCGAGGACGCGAAGCTGTCCTCCCTGAAGGACCGGGACGCGCTGCTCCAGCACCTGGCGGAGACGTACAGCCTCAGTGACAGGCTGGTGCGCAACCGCCGCGCGGTGGTGGGCGGCTTCTCCACGCGCCGGCTGCACCGCCACCCGGTGACGCTGCCCGCCGAGGAGCTGCGGGTCCGCGACGCCGCGCTGGCGGTGCTCGCCGGGGCCAGCCTGCGCGGCGCGGCGCTGGGCAACGTGCTGCGCCGCCTGGAGTCCAGCCCCGCCGCCTTCGCGGGCGCGGTGCGCGCCAACCCCGTGTTCAAGGGCCACGCGGACGCGCTGCGGCTGCCGGCGCGAGACGCGAAGTTCAGCGCCTTCCTGGGCGTGCTGCGCGGCGTCTGGAAGGCGGAGCCTGGGGCCAAGGTGCTCGTCTTCACGGAGAGCCGCGACACGCTGGACACGCTCCAGTCCGAGCTGGGCCGCGAGGGCGTGGAGGCGCTGGGCTACCACGGGGACTTGCCCCTGGTGGAGCGCGACCGGCAGGTGGCGCGCTTCCGCGACCCGGAGGGGCCCAGGGTGCTGCTGTGCACGGAGGTGGGCGGCGAGGGCCGCAACTTCCAGTTCGCGCACCACCTGGTGCACTACGACCTGCCCTGGAGCCCGGCCACGGTGGAGCAGCGCATTGGCCGCCTGGACCGCATTGGCCAGACGCACCCGGTGGAGATTCACGTCTTCGACCCGGCGGGCACGCTGGCCTCCGACGTGCTCATGCTGCTGGCGGACGCGGTGGGCGTCTTCGGCGAGACGGTGGGCGGCCTGGACGCGGTGCTGGAGGAGGTGGAGCCGCGGCTGGCCGAGCTGGCGCTGCTGCCGCGCGAGGCCCGCATGGCCTACGCGCAGGAGCTGAAGGCCCGCGTGGAGGCGGCGCGCGCGCAGGTGAAGCGCGCGTATGACCCGCTGCTGGACGTGCGCAGCTTCGACCAGCCCGCGGTGGAGCGCTTGGTGAAGCGCGCCCAGGAGCGCATGGGCATCGAGGCGGACGAGGACGACGAGGCGGAGGCGTCCAGCGTGGAGGATGGCCTGTGGGGCATCGCGCGTGATTTGGACGAGCGGCTGGAGGAGACGGTGACGGAGCTGGCGCGCCGGGTGGGCATCGGCGTGGACACCGACGAGCAGGTGGAGGCCTTCCAGGTCGCCTTCCAGTTCGGCCACGCGCTGAAGGTGGACGGGCTGCCGGGCATCGACGTGATGGAGGACCGCACCCAGCTCGGCACCTTCTGGCGCGACACCGCGGTGGAGGCGGAGGAGCTGGAGTACTTCGCCACCGGCCACCCGCTGGTGGAGGCCCTCTTCGGCTTCCTGCGCGACGGCCCCCATGGCCGCAGCGCCTTCCGCTTCATCGAGCGGCGCGGACCGCTGAAGGGGCGCGGCGTGGAGCTGCTCTTCCACGTCCAGCTCCCGGAGCCGGAGGACACCTCGCCCGGCGCCCGCGTGCCCAGCCGCCAGCTCGCCCGCTTCCTCACCCGCACGCTGGTGCACGTCGCCGTGGCGGACGCGGGCGGGAAGCCCAAGGCGGAGCCCGCGCTGCTGCCCGCGCTGGAGAAGGAGGGCAAGTCGCTCAAGGGCGACGAGGTGTCGCTCGCCTTCCCGGGCTTCGCGGACTTCGTGGACGCGGCGGTGCCCGTGGGCCAGAAGGCCGCGGAGGCGGAGCTGGCGAAGCTGGCCGCCCAGGCGCGCAAGGCCATTGAAGCCGAGCGGGACGCGGCCGTGGCCCGCCAGCGCCTGTCCCTGGGACACCAGGGCCTCTCCGCCGAGGCCGTGGAGGCGCAGTTGGACGCCGAGCGCGCCCACTACACCCGGCTATTGGAGGCCCTGGCGGGCGCCAAGGTGGTGCTCGACTCCGCCTGCGGCTTCGTGCTCAACCGCTGA
- a CDS encoding TadE/TadG family type IV pilus assembly protein encodes MVEARMIHRGTPRTRRQSGQAAVEAAITLPLVVFLILGTLQLFMMLQARILAQVAAYRAVRAGSINHGNCLPMMHAAMVTMLPTVARTDSAEALAAAFSPRRHNHYRVRSSYGNEFNEPMIEIVRESPDAGWAQELTGGEDLLFDQPTDNAAALRARTLEIRMVAWYYMRIPFANWVMNRMLLAHFRLRRYTAANPLMPVQRRSAWWGETDATLGRDGWPGGDLGTRMLRWSDQGHFVFPIQVNAAMRMMTPVMSEYFMGGPACNLHGS; translated from the coding sequence ATGGTGGAGGCTCGTATGATCCACCGGGGCACCCCACGTACACGACGTCAGTCGGGACAGGCCGCGGTGGAGGCGGCCATCACCCTACCGCTGGTGGTGTTCCTCATCTTGGGGACGCTGCAGCTCTTCATGATGCTCCAGGCGCGCATCCTGGCGCAGGTGGCGGCGTACCGGGCGGTGCGCGCGGGGAGCATCAACCACGGCAACTGCCTGCCCATGATGCACGCGGCCATGGTGACGATGCTGCCCACGGTGGCGCGCACGGACAGCGCGGAGGCGCTGGCGGCGGCCTTCTCGCCCCGGCGTCACAACCACTACCGGGTGCGCAGCTCCTACGGCAACGAGTTCAACGAGCCGATGATTGAAATCGTCCGGGAGTCTCCGGATGCCGGCTGGGCGCAGGAGCTGACGGGGGGCGAGGACCTGCTCTTCGACCAGCCCACGGACAACGCGGCGGCGCTGCGGGCGCGCACGTTGGAGATCCGCATGGTGGCCTGGTACTACATGCGCATCCCCTTCGCGAACTGGGTGATGAACCGCATGCTGCTGGCCCACTTCCGGCTGCGGCGCTACACGGCGGCCAACCCGCTGATGCCGGTGCAGCGGCGCTCCGCGTGGTGGGGAGAGACGGACGCCACCCTGGGCCGCGACGGCTGGCCCGGCGGCGATCTGGGCACCCGCATGCTGCGCTGGAGCGACCAGGGGCACTTCGTGTTCCCCATCCAGGTCAACGCGGCGATGCGGATGATGACGCCCGTCATGTCCGAGTACTTCATGGGAGGACCCGCGTGCAATCTCCACGGCTCGTGA
- a CDS encoding pilus assembly protein codes for MQSPRLVRRPRRGQALVLFALTLLLLALMVLMTLGFGMRAKERVEIQMAADAAAYSQAVATARAFNAIAVMNRAQVAHMVAMAGTQSLISHSSQTYAAHDVACPGTIPPPVWFAADAAAATQVQQLQGRAGNMFRAGLNIYGKLLSEHIAGQALAQRVAGAVSPELQAPPAGAAKSFSELNGGNDVPERDAVIQSIKAGTYGCGVGDGTLCPAGGGTPALNATMGSMGWTWVHNRPGGTASFGTGGAAVSISFRRYGSVSQMDSSSYHTVSGRNSTAHDHGRVVIPTRCATPPTLPPIATDAWVMSDEEQTHEDQHVYGARLPPGQMPEDGTPPYETHTLGACVVCPGIWPYSIGYNVEELHAGASNHYGQPKLYSMLYRDYASAERRARPDPWNLFFRFRFGETEAEFDNSSPLGRIRPTGREDVHRNQVALAAGQVYYHRPRAAAQGGGWREPPNFLNPFWRATLVSAEGARDDRPADSLGAAGFTGHARTLRELHSVGYRGGGPGDRGY; via the coding sequence GTGCAATCTCCACGGCTCGTGAGGCGTCCGCGGCGCGGTCAGGCGCTGGTGCTGTTCGCGCTGACGCTGCTGCTGCTGGCGTTGATGGTGTTGATGACGCTGGGCTTCGGCATGCGCGCCAAGGAGCGCGTCGAAATCCAGATGGCCGCGGACGCGGCCGCCTACAGCCAGGCGGTGGCCACGGCGCGCGCGTTCAACGCCATCGCGGTGATGAACCGCGCCCAGGTGGCGCACATGGTGGCCATGGCCGGCACCCAGTCGCTCATCAGCCACAGCAGCCAGACGTACGCGGCGCACGACGTGGCCTGCCCCGGCACCATCCCGCCGCCGGTGTGGTTCGCCGCGGACGCGGCCGCCGCCACGCAGGTGCAGCAGCTCCAGGGCCGGGCCGGCAACATGTTCCGGGCCGGGCTCAACATCTACGGCAAGCTGCTGAGCGAGCACATCGCGGGGCAGGCGCTCGCCCAGCGCGTCGCGGGGGCGGTGAGCCCGGAGCTCCAGGCCCCTCCCGCGGGCGCGGCCAAGAGCTTCTCCGAGCTCAATGGTGGCAACGACGTCCCGGAGCGCGACGCCGTCATCCAGTCCATCAAGGCGGGCACCTATGGCTGTGGCGTGGGCGACGGGACGCTGTGTCCCGCGGGCGGCGGCACCCCCGCGCTCAACGCCACCATGGGGAGCATGGGGTGGACGTGGGTCCACAACCGGCCAGGAGGCACCGCCAGCTTCGGCACCGGCGGCGCCGCCGTCTCCATCAGCTTCCGCCGCTACGGCTCGGTGTCGCAGATGGACTCGTCGTCATACCACACCGTGTCGGGCCGCAACTCCACGGCGCATGACCACGGGCGCGTCGTCATCCCCACGCGCTGCGCGACCCCGCCGACGCTCCCGCCCATCGCCACGGACGCGTGGGTGATGTCCGACGAGGAGCAGACGCACGAGGACCAGCACGTCTACGGCGCGCGCCTGCCCCCGGGCCAGATGCCGGAGGACGGGACGCCGCCCTATGAGACGCACACGCTGGGCGCGTGCGTCGTGTGCCCCGGCATCTGGCCCTACTCCATCGGCTACAACGTGGAGGAGCTGCACGCGGGCGCGTCCAACCACTACGGCCAGCCCAAGCTGTACAGCATGCTGTACCGGGACTACGCGAGCGCGGAGCGCCGGGCCCGCCCGGACCCGTGGAACCTCTTCTTCCGCTTCCGCTTCGGGGAGACGGAGGCGGAGTTCGACAACAGCAGCCCGCTGGGCCGCATCCGCCCCACGGGTCGCGAGGACGTGCACCGCAACCAGGTGGCGCTCGCCGCGGGGCAGGTCTACTACCACCGGCCCCGGGCCGCGGCGCAGGGCGGCGGCTGGCGCGAGCCCCCCAACTTCCTCAACCCCTTCTGGCGCGCCACGCTGGTGAGCGCGGAGGGCGCCCGGGATGACCGGCCCGCGGACAGCCTGGGCGCCGCGGGCTTCACCGGGCACGCGCGGACGCTGCGCGAGCTGCACTCCGTGGGCTACCGGGGCGGTGGCCCCGGCGACAGGGGCTACTGA
- the dnaJ gene encoding molecular chaperone DnaJ, which yields MPAAAAGQKRDYYEVLGVQKSVSAQELKSAFRKVALQYHPDRNPGNSEAEEKFKEASEAYEVLSDPERRAKYDRFGHAGNPFEGFGGAGGGFQGVNINDIFGEIFGDIFGGGRGGRRTSSRGADLRYNLEITFEEAAFGCRPKVTIPRPKKCDTCSGSGSKSNTGPRPCSACGGSGELRYTQGFFAVSRPCGDCGGTGAVVPDPCTRCKGSGKVPSEEVIEVNIPGGVDNGTRVRLSGMGEPGDRGGPPGDLYVTVIVKEHPLFQREEYEVFCEVPISFTQAALGAKIDVPTLDGKVKMTVPSGTQSGKVFRLKGKGIPHLHSQQRGDQHVRVVVETPTELSSKQRDLLEKFAEASGEESHPQSKSFIAKVKELFG from the coding sequence ATGCCAGCAGCGGCGGCGGGTCAGAAGCGCGACTACTACGAGGTCCTGGGCGTCCAGAAGTCTGTTTCCGCGCAGGAGCTCAAGAGCGCGTTCCGCAAGGTGGCGCTGCAGTACCACCCGGACCGGAATCCGGGGAACTCGGAGGCCGAGGAGAAGTTCAAGGAGGCCTCGGAAGCCTATGAGGTGCTGAGCGACCCCGAGCGGCGGGCGAAGTACGACCGCTTCGGGCACGCGGGCAACCCCTTCGAGGGCTTCGGCGGCGCCGGGGGCGGGTTCCAGGGCGTCAACATCAACGACATCTTCGGTGAGATTTTCGGCGACATCTTCGGCGGTGGCCGGGGTGGGCGCCGGACGAGCTCGCGTGGCGCGGACCTGCGCTACAACCTGGAAATCACCTTCGAGGAGGCGGCCTTCGGGTGCCGGCCCAAGGTGACGATTCCCCGGCCGAAGAAGTGCGACACCTGCTCCGGCTCCGGCAGCAAGAGCAACACCGGGCCCCGGCCGTGCTCGGCGTGCGGCGGCAGCGGCGAGCTGCGCTACACCCAGGGCTTCTTCGCGGTGTCCCGCCCCTGCGGTGACTGCGGCGGCACGGGCGCGGTGGTGCCGGACCCGTGCACGCGCTGCAAGGGCTCCGGCAAGGTGCCCTCCGAGGAGGTCATCGAGGTCAACATCCCCGGCGGCGTGGACAACGGCACGCGCGTGCGGCTGTCCGGCATGGGCGAGCCCGGAGACCGGGGCGGCCCGCCGGGGGACCTGTACGTCACCGTCATCGTGAAGGAGCACCCGCTCTTCCAGCGCGAGGAGTACGAGGTCTTCTGCGAGGTGCCCATCTCCTTCACGCAGGCGGCGCTGGGCGCGAAGATCGACGTCCCCACGCTGGACGGGAAGGTGAAGATGACCGTCCCCAGCGGCACCCAGTCCGGCAAGGTGTTCCGGCTCAAGGGCAAGGGCATCCCCCACCTGCACAGCCAGCAGCGGGGCGACCAGCACGTGCGCGTCGTGGTGGAGACGCCCACCGAGCTGTCGTCGAAGCAGCGCGACCTGCTGGAGAAGTTCGCGGAGGCCTCCGGCGAGGAGTCGCACCCGCAGTCGAAGAGCTTCATCGCCAAGGTGAAGGAGCTGTTCGGCTGA
- a CDS encoding penicillin-binding protein activator — MDVLPTLRRSLVIALALLLTACPRSSRTPAGGDRGGELPTGDPFPKRPSVEAKKDPAADAALAQATQTARATPDKKKAAEAYLSVRKAYPATTAGQDALYQAGVLFFESRDFANARKSFNELLFENPLYARADDAKHKLAVSAMEVGAYRDAYQTLTSLAERASGAERTQLLNEAARAAEGAGLYGQALKLAVDEAGRAQGAQAQADAVAKVEALVEGRAGFTDVASVAEGLSPSNPAWPVITFKLARIYYHLRDWTRLEETLNRFLAEAPNHPFAPQARELLARATRRVEARPRTVGVLLPMTGRYQPIGEAVLRGIQLGLEGSGVELVVKDTQGDVNKTGQSMEQLAFDDGAIAVLGPLLNDDSKRAALLAEELQVPLVTMSRQDGITDLGSFVFRNMLTNAAQAEAIADYAMNVKGYKRFALLYPNIPYGVELADSFWDQVVARGGAVRGAERYSHDQTTFTTEAKKLVGRYYLDDRGDYIEGLRDVQGEKLDAFRRRKALEKVKSGVEPIIDFDAIFMPDDWRRVSLVAPALAVEDIVTNACDPRDLERIRKTTGKRELKTVTLFGANQWSSPKGRSGLPELVERGGKFVTCSVYVDGFFVDSQRPATRRFVQQYREAYRAETGRDPGLLEAIGYDSGRMLRQLMEQKDAPRTRAQMRDALANLKNFDGATGRTSFNEKREAVKELFLLSIDNKGVKEINVEQERQKAASASGGSGT; from the coding sequence ATGGATGTCCTGCCCACCCTGCGCCGCTCGCTCGTCATCGCCCTGGCCCTGCTGCTGACGGCCTGCCCTCGTTCCTCCCGCACGCCCGCCGGAGGTGACCGCGGCGGGGAGCTGCCCACGGGGGACCCCTTCCCCAAGCGCCCTTCGGTGGAGGCGAAGAAGGACCCCGCCGCCGACGCGGCGCTGGCGCAGGCCACGCAGACGGCCCGCGCCACCCCGGACAAGAAGAAGGCCGCGGAGGCCTACCTGTCGGTGCGCAAGGCGTATCCGGCCACCACCGCGGGCCAGGACGCGCTGTACCAGGCGGGCGTCCTCTTCTTTGAATCCAGGGACTTCGCCAACGCGCGCAAGAGCTTCAACGAGCTGCTCTTCGAGAACCCGCTCTACGCGCGGGCGGATGACGCCAAGCACAAGCTGGCCGTCTCCGCCATGGAGGTGGGCGCCTACCGTGACGCGTACCAGACGCTCACCAGCCTCGCCGAGCGCGCCAGCGGCGCCGAGCGCACCCAGCTCCTCAACGAGGCCGCCCGCGCCGCCGAGGGCGCCGGCCTCTACGGGCAGGCGCTGAAGCTGGCGGTGGACGAGGCGGGGCGGGCCCAGGGCGCCCAGGCCCAGGCGGACGCGGTGGCCAAGGTGGAGGCCCTGGTGGAGGGCCGCGCGGGCTTCACGGACGTCGCCAGCGTGGCGGAGGGCCTGTCGCCGTCCAACCCGGCGTGGCCCGTCATCACCTTCAAGCTGGCCCGCATCTACTACCACCTGCGGGACTGGACGCGGCTGGAGGAGACGCTGAACCGCTTCCTCGCCGAGGCGCCCAACCATCCCTTCGCGCCGCAGGCCCGCGAGCTGCTGGCCCGCGCCACGCGCCGCGTGGAGGCCCGCCCGCGCACGGTGGGCGTGCTGCTGCCCATGACGGGCCGCTACCAGCCCATTGGTGAAGCGGTGCTGCGCGGCATCCAGTTGGGGCTGGAGGGCAGCGGCGTGGAGCTGGTGGTGAAGGACACGCAGGGGGACGTCAACAAGACGGGCCAGTCCATGGAGCAGCTCGCCTTCGACGACGGCGCCATCGCGGTGCTGGGGCCCCTGCTGAACGACGACTCGAAGCGCGCGGCGCTGCTGGCCGAGGAGCTCCAGGTGCCGCTGGTGACCATGAGCCGCCAGGACGGCATCACCGACCTGGGCAGCTTCGTGTTCCGCAACATGCTCACCAACGCGGCGCAGGCGGAGGCCATCGCCGACTACGCGATGAACGTGAAGGGCTACAAGCGCTTCGCGCTGCTCTATCCGAACATCCCCTATGGCGTGGAGCTGGCGGACTCCTTCTGGGACCAGGTGGTGGCGCGCGGCGGCGCCGTGCGCGGGGCGGAGCGCTACTCGCACGACCAGACGACCTTCACCACCGAGGCCAAGAAGCTGGTGGGCCGCTACTACCTGGACGACCGCGGGGACTACATCGAGGGCCTGCGCGACGTGCAGGGTGAGAAGCTGGACGCGTTCCGCCGCCGCAAGGCGCTGGAGAAGGTGAAGAGCGGCGTGGAGCCCATCATCGACTTCGACGCCATCTTCATGCCGGACGACTGGCGCCGCGTCAGCCTGGTGGCGCCCGCGCTGGCGGTGGAGGACATCGTCACCAACGCGTGCGACCCCCGGGACCTGGAGCGCATCCGCAAGACGACGGGCAAGCGGGAGCTGAAGACGGTGACGCTCTTCGGCGCCAACCAATGGAGCAGCCCCAAGGGCCGCTCGGGCCTGCCGGAGTTGGTGGAGCGCGGCGGCAAGTTCGTCACCTGCTCGGTGTACGTGGACGGCTTCTTCGTGGACTCGCAGCGCCCGGCCACGCGCCGCTTCGTGCAGCAGTACCGGGAGGCCTACCGGGCGGAGACGGGCCGCGACCCGGGTCTGCTGGAAGCCATTGGCTACGACTCCGGCCGGATGTTGCGCCAGCTCATGGAGCAGAAGGATGCGCCGCGCACCCGCGCGCAGATGCGTGACGCGCTGGCCAACCTGAAGAACTTCGACGGGGCCACCGGGCGCACGTCCTTCAACGAGAAGCGCGAGGCGGTGAAGGAGCTGTTCCTGTTGTCCATCGACAACAAGGGCGTCAAGGAAATCAACGTCGAGCAGGAGCGGCAGAAGGCCGCCTCGGCGTCAGGAGGCTCTGGGACATGA